In a single window of the Flavivirga spongiicola genome:
- a CDS encoding T9SS type A sorting domain-containing protein: MKHKHLLLPLLLVISFMAHTQENQNKAFYHGKISSVEHISSMLSRPNDLIPPDNSVREAKDKRSLGNQVISGKDPQTTNDYYVRNKHEKEQSMQRAPASLVFDTYSSNSQPTDPSMAVGPNHVMVVYNTGFMIYDKSGNQLLGQTAPNPAIFPSGGCCDLTVSYDNAADRWVLSFLGSGAQVAVSDGPNPLTAGWYIYNISAINDYQKLSIWSDGYYITDNTGSSNKLWALERDVMLAGGSGAQIIGFNLPGIVTSGFFSPQALNVTDGNLPAPGGATIVYLQDDAWSGVSQDHIKVWTANLNWSNPGSSTISNPQEINTTPFISVFDGGSFVNLSQPGGGSSIDALQATIMNQAQFRKFATYNSALFNFVVDTDAGSGELAGVRWYEFRQSGDNQPWSLYQEGTYTAPDGKHAWNASLAMDGQGNIGMGYTSMSGPTTSTTVRVSSYFTGRLSSDPLGTMTSTEELIANGNGNFSGTRYGDYSKIDVDPSDDASFWFITEYINGSRKGVVGKFQIEAGTPDTEAPTNPTNLVASNMTSSGSTLSWTASTDNVGVARYNISIGGTAVGTSTTTTFNVTGLSPLTAYVASVTAQDAAGNVSGNETVSFTTIANDINYCDSASTNVNDEFISNVQLNTINNSSNAQFYSDFTSISTSLSEGQTYTVTVVPTWTGTTYSEAYAVWIDYNNNGGFDDTGELVWSKAASTDASNSGSFTVPNGTSQTSVRMRVSMKYNGIPTSCETFTWGEVEDYTINLGTGSSVNANVKALRSFTETSNKNINMYPNPTNSRLTIDILENDFDEVTIFAPTGAIVKKVNPSAGSHTINVSQFTTGMYFVRFVSKRLAITKRFIKQ, encoded by the coding sequence ATGAAACACAAACACCTATTATTACCATTATTGTTGGTCATTTCCTTTATGGCACACACACAAGAAAATCAAAACAAAGCTTTTTATCATGGAAAGATATCATCTGTAGAGCATATTTCTTCTATGTTATCAAGACCCAATGATCTTATCCCCCCTGACAATTCAGTTAGAGAGGCAAAAGATAAAAGATCATTAGGAAATCAAGTTATTTCTGGTAAAGATCCCCAAACGACAAATGATTATTATGTAAGAAATAAGCATGAAAAGGAACAAAGTATGCAAAGAGCCCCTGCCAGTCTTGTTTTTGACACCTACTCATCAAATTCTCAACCTACAGATCCTTCCATGGCCGTAGGTCCTAATCATGTGATGGTGGTCTATAATACAGGGTTTATGATTTATGATAAATCTGGGAATCAATTGTTAGGTCAAACTGCTCCTAATCCGGCTATTTTCCCTTCGGGTGGATGTTGCGATCTTACAGTATCCTATGATAATGCAGCTGACAGATGGGTACTTTCGTTTCTGGGATCTGGAGCTCAGGTAGCAGTTTCAGATGGCCCTAACCCATTAACAGCTGGATGGTATATATACAATATCTCAGCTATAAACGATTATCAAAAACTATCTATCTGGAGTGATGGTTATTATATTACCGATAATACCGGAAGCTCTAATAAACTTTGGGCATTAGAAAGAGATGTTATGTTGGCAGGAGGTTCTGGAGCACAAATTATTGGATTTAACCTTCCAGGGATTGTAACCAGTGGCTTTTTTAGTCCGCAAGCATTAAATGTTACCGATGGTAATTTACCGGCTCCAGGAGGTGCTACTATAGTCTATCTACAGGACGATGCTTGGAGCGGGGTATCTCAAGATCATATTAAAGTTTGGACTGCTAACCTAAATTGGAGTAATCCAGGAAGCTCAACGATCTCAAACCCTCAGGAAATCAATACAACTCCTTTTATTAGTGTTTTTGACGGTGGAAGTTTTGTTAATTTAAGTCAACCTGGAGGAGGTTCTTCTATTGATGCATTGCAAGCAACTATTATGAATCAAGCTCAATTTAGAAAATTTGCAACTTATAATTCGGCGTTATTTAATTTTGTAGTTGACACAGATGCTGGTTCAGGTGAACTGGCAGGAGTACGTTGGTACGAGTTTAGACAGAGTGGGGATAACCAACCCTGGTCTTTATATCAGGAAGGCACCTATACTGCGCCAGATGGAAAACATGCCTGGAACGCGAGTCTTGCAATGGATGGACAGGGCAATATAGGAATGGGATACACGTCTATGTCGGGGCCTACAACTTCAACAACGGTTAGGGTTAGTTCTTATTTTACCGGCAGATTGAGTTCTGATCCATTAGGAACAATGACCAGTACAGAAGAACTTATCGCAAATGGAAATGGAAATTTTAGTGGCACTCGATATGGGGATTATAGCAAGATTGATGTAGATCCGTCGGATGATGCTTCGTTTTGGTTTATTACCGAGTATATCAACGGTAGTAGAAAAGGTGTTGTTGGAAAATTTCAAATTGAAGCTGGTACTCCTGATACTGAAGCACCGACAAACCCAACTAATTTGGTTGCCAGTAACATGACATCTAGTGGATCAACACTTAGTTGGACCGCATCCACAGATAATGTAGGCGTAGCTCGCTATAATATCTCTATAGGTGGTACTGCTGTTGGTACTTCTACAACGACGACTTTTAATGTTACAGGCCTTTCTCCTTTAACCGCATATGTTGCTTCTGTAACCGCTCAAGATGCTGCGGGGAATGTTTCAGGAAATGAAACTGTTTCGTTTACTACAATTGCTAACGATATTAATTATTGTGACTCTGCGAGTACAAATGTAAATGATGAATTTATTAGCAATGTTCAGTTAAATACTATCAACAATAGTTCTAATGCACAATTTTATTCAGATTTTACTTCAATTTCTACAAGTCTAAGCGAAGGTCAAACATATACTGTCACGGTTGTCCCGACTTGGACAGGAACCACATACTCTGAAGCGTATGCCGTTTGGATCGACTACAATAATAATGGGGGTTTTGATGATACAGGTGAATTAGTTTGGTCTAAAGCCGCTTCAACTGATGCTTCTAATAGTGGATCTTTTACAGTTCCTAATGGAACTTCTCAAACTTCGGTTAGAATGAGAGTTTCAATGAAATATAATGGCATTCCAACCTCTTGTGAAACTTTCACTTGGGGTGAAGTAGAAGACTACACAATTAATCTTGGAACTGGAAGCTCAGTTAATGCTAATGTAAAAGCATTGAGGTCATTCACTGAAACCTCAAACAAAAATATTAACATGTACCCTAATCCAACAAATTCAAGGTTAACTATTGATATTTTGGAGAATGATTTTGATGAAGTTACAATATTTGCACCTACGGGAGCGATCGTTAAAAAGGTAAACCCAAGTGCTGGTTCTCATACTATTAATGTGTCCCAATTTACGACAGGTATGTATTTTGTAAGGTTTGTTTCTAAAAGGTTGGCTATTACCAAAAGATTTATCAAGCAATAA